The Cydia strobilella chromosome 16, ilCydStro3.1, whole genome shotgun sequence genomic sequence CGCccgacactaataataatccTGCCTCACTGAGCGCTAGCAACGTCCGTAAACTACTACTCGTAAAGTGACTCTCCGTTAGCCGGTAGATACGTGATCGGTAGAAACGTTTCGCAGTCCGTACGTACGGGTCTACGTCGCTCCGACCTAAGAGGCGTCCCACTGCGTTAACTATGCGTAAGGCGTACAATATACAGATAAACAATCATCACTATAGCCAGTTAATCAAATTTTCAACTTCGCTGCGTTGTAAAACTATGCTACTTATAGTATACGGTAGAGACTCTTATCTAGTTGaccatattgaatttattagtCACCTAACAGGTGTTACGGTGATGACTTGAATGGTGACTCATTGTGCTTCGCATGAAAACCAGAGAGTAAACAGATTACAGGAATTTACtaatatttgttaaaaacttGTTACTGTAGCCAATATATGGTAATGTAAtgtcattaatatttttaaaacagcACAATTTAGCCAAATTTATTAGAAGTAATAGATTTTATAAACAATGTAACTTAATTTACTAACCTTCATTACAAATCAGACTAAATTTAACATTGATAAATTAGCATTTATCACATTCAagtgtaaatattaaattttctacaaacatgtaaaaaattaaattgtttgtttccatATTTTCAACTTTCTGTTTAAAATGTCCAACTCTGAAGTACTATATCCTATGTCTGTTTACTCCGAGGTTGCAGTTAACCACAAAAAGTGTGAACACTCACCGGCCCATAGGGGGGTACTGTTGAGTGTATGGGTCCCGGTCATAACCGGCTCCCGCGCCACCGCGCCTGAAATTAATAATACAGACATTAATAAAGAAAACTCAATATGTTTTAACCTTAAGTAAGTTACTGTACCTTaagtaaatttatatgaatttcatgttaacaatttttttttgtacaataaagtgatttactactactactgtataattttagtttaaaacatGAAATTAATGTAAAGATTTTATAGGGGCAGTGTGCATTGGAggatctgccatcttgtggcctgaatcagAAATACAAACTATACATTGATACTTCATGACAACGCAAGTGCTCCCCTATTCTTCCCCTATTATTCTAGTTCTTGTTGCTTGAAACGGAAACCAAAACGAAAATTGCTTGtctctttatacgaaaaacctgtcagagcgtccttatggtaagcgacaatgtggtaccttttgtttaaaaatgacacatatgagtcacataattgtttacagattccaggaaaaataaaattataacattgaTTTTCACTGCTAAATTAGTGTTAAAAGTTAcatcataatttatgtaaaagatatatgaaaaatcttactatcATCAGAAACTTACACTGTTTGTGATATacccataataaatattttaaatataaaataattgcaaaccccgaaaaaagCCGCCAAAAAATTTTCTTTTCTGCCAATTTGTATTCAaacaaatgcatttttttttaactaaaatactgcgcaaatttgaataaaaaatctgaaaatgtattaattaactatcaaaataattatatactatACAGGAACAAATCGATTTcatctaattatgcataaaattatatgtttttgttgtgtaggctgcatccatcaccatcaatatgcatttaagggttaaatctaTCTATAACAAATACTTGATAGTTATGTAATAATACCAAGCTCAAGGTTAGGCTCACATTAGTATGGCatttacaatgtaaacaaaTTGTTTGCTAATACTTCTAATACTCATGTTAAATAAGTGACTATATAGTCACTTGTCTTACATCAGTAGTTCTGTGAAATATCGTGACTTGAGTCTGCAGGTTTTTAAATGATAATCCACAGGACATAAATATCCTGTTATTAGGGCTATAGGCCTATTGCACAACAGATACTCCACAAATCCATTTGAACCTGCTTTGCTACATAGCCTAGATATGTAAATTTTACTTACATGGGAGATCTTCTGCTAAACATGTCCCCGTTGCCCATGGGTGCAGCTCGGGGAGGTGCTCCTCGGTCATAACCGCCGGACATAGGCATGGCGCTTCGCATGGGCGCGCGTCGGTCCATCATGTCTCGCTCGTCTGGGTACATCGGCGCGcggcggtcgtccgcgtacatcCCGCTCATGTCCTCGGCGGCGTAGCCTCCCCGCCGGTCATCGTACATGGGGGCCGCGCCGTAGCCGTCGCGGGCGAGCGCAAAGCCGCGGCGGTCCTCGCCGCCGTATCCGCCGTAGCGATCGTCCCCGTagcccccgccgccgccgccgaagCCGCGGTCGGCGCCGCGCTCGTAGCCGCCGCCGCCCATGCCGTTCCTCATGCCCATGCCGCCGCCCATGGGCGGGCCGCGCATGTCCCGGCCGCCCATGGGCCCCATGCCGCGCGAGTCCCGCATGTAGGGCGCGTCGCGGGCGCCGGGCGGACCGCCGCGCATGGGTCCGCCGCCCCTGCGGTCCATGCCGCCGCTGCGCatgccgccgcgcccgcccatGCCcccgcggccgccgccgccgccgggcccGCCGCGCTGGCCGCGTTCCTTGATCCGGCCGCGCTCGACCGTGATGACGCCGCCGTTGAAGGTCGAGTTATTTAAGCCCCGGATGGCGGCCGCCGCCTGATCCTCGGTCTGCATGTGCACGAAGCCGCACCGGTTCATTATGTCGCATTCTGTCACGACGCCGTAGCGTTCGAACAGTTTGCGGAGCTCCTCCGGCTTCGAGCCCTGGGCCAGGCTCCCGATGAACACTTTCGTTTGCTAAAATGACACGAAATACGTAAATGGCGAGTTTTGAATATAATACACACTGTTTCATGTTGTAGATGACACTTACCGGCACCATATTGTGTTCACTTCTTGTATCTAtccttaattattaaaataatcagTATAACATTTAGCGCGGCACACCACACTCGAGCCAGCTTCACTGTAGAAACAAAATGGCGCCGAAAATGGCGAAAATTCCGAAAAATGACGCCGCTAGGTTATTGACGCTTTGTCCTGATTGGTTAAATTTTTGCATAATACTTGCTAGCTTAAAAAATCTTTTACATTATCAAAATCAAATGTCAGAGAGCCTTATTAGTCTGTGCTCGACGTTCACGTTCGACgagttgcctccctgtcacacttaagtacgaatttacaagtgcgacggagaggcaacacgtcgaacggtGGTCGAACGTTGTTCACGGTAAGGGCCTCAGCACCGCTACAAATCTTTAATTTGATTatatagttaaaaatatttttttgtgtagtattttacaattacaataaaaacccataagaaatatgtaaaCCTAAGAAGAAGacattcaattttaaactaagctttctcgctcttactttgGGTGCGTCgtacaatgaccttggtgcagtGCGATGGTGTGAGACAACGTGGTGACAACCTataccaaagagtagtataatatacctataccttGGTAATATGCTTGATAGTGCATGGGCGGCTTTAAGTATAACACAAGTATTTTTAGTTACGTACTTGGCAGCCCCGATTTAAAAGCCGGGAAAGTTGGAAAAATTTGAAACTTTCTGTGATTtaagctggtcaagcaaatctagtCAGTATAAAAATGCGGCAAATTTAAAGaaagtaggcgcgaagggatatcgtcccatagaaaatttgaatttcgcctttttctactgacaagatttgcttgaccaactatatatactatattaCTGCTGTActactataaataatattaataattcagcctatatacgtaccactgctgggcacaggccctTCATGCGCGAGAGCCGAGTTGGTACtattttttggttcttatttactgccaatttggtttgaccaactatattactaattttattactatagttggtcaagcaaatcttgtcagtagaaaaaggcgcgaaattcaaatgttgtatgggacgataactcttcgcgcctacatttttagggttccgtacccaaagggtaaaaacgggacgctattactaagactccgctgtccgtctgtctgtcaccaggctgtatctcatgaaccgtgatagctagacagttgaaattttcacagatgatgtatttctgttgccgctataacaacaaatactaaaaacataataatataaatatttaaatggggctcccatacaacaaacgtgattttatttgctgtttttttccgtaatggtacggaatccttcgcgcgcgagtccgacttgcacttgaccggttttttaaatttgccacctttttctactgatttGTCATTATCAAAATTTAGTCTAACCAAAATTGTCATACAATGTGTGTACAAGTGTACAATGtcatagggagcgtgcatgaactatagggggcagcacaggtgCCGTCAGATTTTTGACGCGAGGCGcaaatgtagcccacaagatggcagaacctactatgcagAAGAAAACatacgagaacggtagatggcagcacttgctttggcaatgtacatgtttatgtttccgattcaggccacaagatggcagaccctccaacgcgcatgGTCCCTATTGCAAGTGTCCGAAAGGTTTAGAggaaatattttccaaaaataaaagACATCAAtgaaatgtttaatttattagCTCAAAATACATTTCACATTATGAGATAAAATTTCTGGTGGATACTAAATTCATCACTTTGTTTGTACTCGCCGGAGCAAAGCTTcactaaaaaatattgtaatatttacattgcggtaacaaattaaattaaagtgttTCATGCATATGGCACGTAAAAGGAGTAAGAATCAATACAAAGCTCAGCCAATATTtcaagacaaaaaaataattcaatttattaacattaaaatatacgttcaaataaaataataatggcgATCAAATACTGGAAAAcatgttttat encodes the following:
- the LOC134748652 gene encoding TATA-binding protein-associated factor 2N-like isoform X2, producing the protein MVPQTKVFIGSLAQGSKPEELRKLFERYGVVTECDIMNRCGFVHMQTEDQAAAAIRGLNNSTFNGGVITVERGRIKERGQRGGPGGGGGRGGMGGRGGMRSGGMDRRGGGPMRGGPPGARDAPYMRDSRGMGPMGGRDMRGPPMGGGMGMRNGMGGGGYERGADRGFGGGGGGYGDDRYGGYGGEDRRGFALARDGYGAAPMYDDRRGGYAAEDMSGMYADDRRAPMYPDERDMMDRRAPMRSAMPMSGGYDRGAPPRAAPMGNGDMFSRRSPMRGGAGAGYDRDPYTQQYPPMGRMPG
- the LOC134748652 gene encoding uncharacterized protein LOC134748652 isoform X1; translation: MVPQTKVFIGSLAQGSKPEELRKLFERYGVVTECDIMNRCGFVHMQTEDQAAAAIRGLNNSTFNGGVITVERGRIKERGQRGGPGGGGGRGGMGGRGGMRSGGMDRRGGGPMRGGPPGARDAPYMRDSRGMGPMGGRDMRGPPMGGGMGMRNGMGGGGYERGADRGFGGGGGGYGDDRYGGYGGEDRRGFALARDGYGAAPMYDDRRGGYAAEDMSGMYADDRRAPMYPDERDMMDRRAPMRSAMPMSGGYDRGAPPRAAPMGNGDMFSRRSPMRGGAGAGYDRDPYTQQYPPMGRGGGGAARGARDGALGRRY